The Vanessa atalanta chromosome 2, ilVanAtal1.2, whole genome shotgun sequence DNA window ctTTTCTGcagcattatattatttaaataaaaaaatttcaacagAAATTCCTTAATGTTTTTCGCTTTAGAACTATCATTTTCGATGTACTTTGATAAAATTCCATCCCATTCTGATAACAACCGGATTACGTCCTCTAACGTTGATTGATAATATTAGAGCAAATATGAGACttaagttttaagtaaataattattgaagatGGTTTAGGCGTCCAGACAAGCGTTTCGCAGTGTGCATTACTGCATTTGCACAAGCACTTTGTGGAACCAGCTTATGCCGGCTGTTTTTGCAAAGTGATACGACTTTGGAACCTTCAAGTAAAGAGCCTACTCATTTCTTAAGAATGCAAGTCCAAATGCGATGCAGGGTGCATCGTATTTGGACTTGTGGGCGGATTATACACAAAACATTAGCCCTatgaaaagatttagaaataatttagattGTGCTTGTGTGCACGAATTTAGGCTTTAATAAAttcggttaaaataaaaaacaagtttgGCATACACAACTTTATTGTGTATTtgatttttgcatttttataaatttacacttATGAGCAACACCACTACCCAGCAGCACTGAAACAAGAGAAAAGATCATTTTATCTTCATACAATTAAtggtataatttaacaaaataatcagAGTATATATCAGTAAGAGTGTAACGTCATGGCATTCAGCAGTagcaaataaattgtattaacatcatttagttttatattaactgAGATGATccgttgtttaaaaaatatcattacaaagtttataatcaatataatatagttgtattattAAGCTACAGGTTTGTATTTCAGTTTGTATTACTTGTATTAACATAAattgaattacaatttaatgGCAAAAAAAAGATACTCCTATATACAAAATGTACAAGGTTTAAGCCATggacttaattattaaatttaatttgttaaatttttttagtattatcaaGGACATACATCACTGTACATACCAATATAGAATTAAGTAAAAATCTAAGCAGTTTCAGCAAAACCGAAACTTAGTTTCATAACATCTAGTATATATTTACCTTATCACAATGAAGTAGATCTATGACCTTGGTCTTTCCTTCTTTTCTTTGTACAGTGCTAGGAGTGAAACGTTGGCAACCTTCACCACCTAGACGGTGAAATAAATACaaggtatttaattaaagtggaaaaaaatatatcagatgGCTCAGCCTTAAATTATGAGATCCATATCGCAGGAATTGATTAGATTGAAGTATTTAaactaatgacaaaaaatatactcaaaTTAACATTGATCTGTATGTGTATCATacattaataatctatttaataaattgttttgtttattgctttattattagtataactaCTACATTAAGAATGTTTTCCAACTACTCATTAAACATTTaactagtttaaaaataaataccactataaacaaaaattcatAACTCATGAAGTCACTCAATGTAAGAAACAAAACTAACCTTAAACCTAACTCCGGGAATGTCACCGACGGCGTGACCCTTACGACCGAATCCTGCTACTAGCACTTCATCGTTCTCCTCAATGTGGTTCAAACAACCGTCACGAGGGACGAAAGCGGTCACCTTCTTGCCGTTTTTGATGAGCTGAACACGCACACACTTCCGGATGGCAGAGTTAGGTTGCTTAGCTTCTACGCCactgtgaaatttataaattatagtctaaactcaaataaaaaattaggttATGAACATATCTCGGCTGCATACTGGTAGTATCACTGCGTAAATATCGATGAAGTAAACAAAACgggcacataaaaattcataataaaataacggcATTATATATACTGCATAAACACCATGCTTGCTTCCCCACGTGAAGTTCATTGACCCACATGTAGTGCCGAGTCTCGAAACAGTATGATCGATGAGACGCGACGCAGCCGCTCGCAGTATTATCCTGTGATTGTAGCACTAACACATTCACAGGAATAAAACCGCGCGCGGACACATCGCTAAGTGGCCAATTCCCAGAAGACTGCTTCGCCGATGCCGACACACTTTCTTGCACGTACACACGCACTGATTGCTTATACACTTCATTAACATTCCTAGCACTATACTGCACACTTTCCAAGTAACAATCCTCCAAACGAACACAAATTTCATGCACAATACGAGTGAAACTGAAACGTACTTTATACTTACACTTTCTCCAGGACGATGCCCTTAGCGTGAGATGCTCCACCGAAAGGGTTAGCCTTCCATCTCGTGCCCATGTGGGCTTTTTTGTACTCCTTGTCTGCCCATCGCTGCTCACGGCGATGGTTCACGTGCTTACGCGCCGTGCGTATACCACGGGGCTTACCTGAAATTTAAAGTGCCGGATAACACTAATGTTTATACAGATCACTGAAATCGATACACTACACTATGTACGCGATGTTATGAATtgcaaatgttttattgtaccTTATAACCATCCTAGCCTAAGGCAGATGGAAaaggatttatttatacacCACGAGAAAAACATGTCTGCGCCATGGCCGACACCTATGCATGGAGATATGACACAGTATTTTAGGTTTTTCATGGGATTTTTTGCATTTCATCACTTTCACATATTTGAGAATATATCTACACTTATCAAGCACaagatattacaaatgtaactcaataactttaattatttgacACAAAACTACTCCTTACCCATAAGGATAGCACGACACCAATCGGCTACGGATAGGAAAAGAAATAATATCTGGCCAACCAATGCCTCCAAATCAACAAGACTGCCAAACgcagaaaaaaaactaaaatgttgcTAGTTGTATGAAATCtacactaataatatattaactgtaGATATGATTACATATCTactaaaaatgtcttaaataataaaaataattaaaaagcccaaacatcaaattaaaaatagaacaaaaagcCCCACTCATGtgactattttatttcttttatagttTCCAAACTCGAAGCCATATACCAGGTGAAATATGTGtttctgtgaaaaaaaaaagttttcacaGAAATCATTATCACTAAAAGAAACAAAAcgattatcttaatattttgtatttcctAAAATGAACAGTGCTAATTAAGAACAatactaaaacaatttatttttccaatattatagtttatactcATAACTAATGAAAAAAACATACGCTCTCTTGTCATTAACaagctttatattatttttaattataattaaaaaagagattaataatacatattctgTCTTTTTTATTGCACTGTTATTTTTATCCGAAATTTTAGtgtgataaatgtatttttagctttatttcaatattttgttcctaaataagtatttaaaatggcCAAAATCTTCACtgactgaaaaaatatatatatatcgatcgTAAAATACTTTATCGCGTATTTATTGCAATAGGACTACTAGCAGTttgatttaaatcataaataaaatgtcaatcaaaCGTAGTGGTTTTGTACTCTGTGATGCATACATTTGTTGTGATGACAAATGAAAAGTGACAACTGGCGTATCTCGGAGTCGGCATCTATGTTTTCGTTTTGTGTGGAATTTGATTGAGCTTTATTTGTCTCAACGATTTGTCGAGAAAGTCGTCTTAAgtgaatgtatattataattgagtACATATCAAATTGAACAGAAACAAAACGTAATATAGAAATGAATATCGGTAGAAAGGACGGTGGCCCGGGCTATGTTGGTATTCAGTTCTGCCAAGAATGCAACAACATGCTGTATCCGCGGGAAGACAAAAACAACAAAGTTCTTATGTATGCTTGTAGAAATTGTGATTATAAACAATTAGCTGACTCAAATTGCGtatacgtaaacaaaattatgcaCGAAGTAGACGAACTGACGCATATAAATCCTGACGTAGTAAGCGATCCAACTCTACCCCGAACTAAGGATCATATGTGCCCAAAATGTAACCACAGAGAAGCCGTTTTCTTCCAAGGGCAAACGAGACGTGCTGAAGAAGAAATGAGGCTCTACTATGTATGTACAAGTTGTAAACATAGGTGGACTGAGTAAATGCCATCAGATTGCTTAAGAAATAAGTGGAGAATTATACTTATTAAGAGATGTATAAAGTATACGGCATATCAGTCCTAAGTCATGTgcttttagaattaaataatattgaaatttccatatgttataatattggagtatatttgaaataaaggaCACCACATTGatttgatagttttatttaactaaaatattgcCAAGCCACATATCTAAGTATAACAATTAACAATTCACAgccatatattaattaataattaaattgaacattactacaaataacacaatatttCTCTCTGGTTTCATATGTCTATATAACAACCATGTTCTACGTTAAGTTTACTTCTAATGGCATATTAAttaatgcaaattaaatttGCTCCCTATGCCAAAATCACAACACTATCTctaaattaactaatatttttaattcacaattcttttaattatttattttattaacaattatattattaatttgtaattaaccaatataattaattaaacaataatgatgtccaaaataagatttatatctcttcaataaaataattacataaataatagtcTTATGTGCAATGTTGAAAGTTTATAGATAACTCATAATACCACAGGTATTTAACTTTGGAAGCTATTAGAAAGATTAAAATTTGTCATGCCAttttaagtaaactttacaaaaatacaacACTTAAACCTATAAACTTCTAGGTTAACATTAAGTAAagttcaaaaattttatttccctTAGAGCTTAATGTCAAATTAGAATGTTATAATTAAGTAGGTACTTAACATTAtttagtgttaaataataattttcatactcTGAAAAGTTAGGTAGAGATTAATGctttgtaaagaaaaataaaataacttataaacttatttttatataatctgctacaaaatgaacaaaatatatttagatgaatgtaaaattatacaatctggatacattaaaaacatttcatattaaaataataattataattttgttgaaaaagaatatgaacattattttaata harbors:
- the LOC125075372 gene encoding 40S ribosomal protein S23, with the protein product MGKPRGIRTARKHVNHRREQRWADKEYKKAHMGTRWKANPFGGASHAKGIVLEKVGVEAKQPNSAIRKCVRVQLIKNGKKVTAFVPRDGCLNHIEENDEVLVAGFGRKGHAVGDIPGVRFKVVKVANVSLLALYKEKKERPRS
- the LOC125075378 gene encoding DNA-directed RNA polymerase II subunit RPB9; the encoded protein is MNIGRKDGGPGYVGIQFCQECNNMLYPREDKNNKVLMYACRNCDYKQLADSNCVYVNKIMHEVDELTHINPDVVSDPTLPRTKDHMCPKCNHREAVFFQGQTRRAEEEMRLYYVCTSCKHRWTE